One region of Streptomyces subrutilus genomic DNA includes:
- a CDS encoding TlyA family RNA methyltransferase, with amino-acid sequence MAGVARRRLDAELVRRSMARSREHAAQLIAAGRVTVGGTTATKAATQVETSAALVVLKDDSDPDYVSRGGHKLAGALAAFQPAGLRVEGRRALDAGASTGGFTDVLLRAGVAHVVAVDVGYGQLAWSLQSDDRVTVKDRTNVRELTVELIDGIPVDLVVGDLSFISIGLVLPALVRCCAPDADLVLMVKPQFEVGKDRLGSGGVVRSPELRAEAVREVAAQAAKLGLGVVGVTASPLPGPSGNVEYFLWLRAGAPALDPADVDRAVAEGPQ; translated from the coding sequence GTGGCAGGAGTGGCACGCCGCCGCCTGGACGCCGAACTGGTACGCCGCAGCATGGCCCGCTCGCGCGAGCACGCCGCGCAGCTGATCGCCGCGGGCCGGGTGACCGTGGGCGGTACCACCGCGACCAAGGCCGCCACCCAGGTCGAGACGAGCGCGGCGCTGGTCGTCCTCAAGGACGACAGCGATCCGGACTACGTCTCGCGGGGCGGCCACAAACTCGCGGGCGCCCTCGCGGCCTTCCAGCCCGCCGGGCTGCGGGTCGAGGGCCGCCGGGCCCTGGACGCCGGGGCTTCCACGGGCGGGTTCACCGATGTGCTGCTGCGCGCGGGCGTCGCCCACGTGGTGGCCGTCGACGTCGGCTACGGGCAGCTCGCCTGGTCCCTGCAGAGCGACGATCGGGTCACGGTCAAGGACCGCACGAACGTCCGGGAACTGACGGTCGAGCTGATCGACGGGATTCCGGTCGATCTGGTCGTCGGTGACCTGTCCTTCATCTCGATCGGGCTGGTGCTGCCCGCGCTCGTACGGTGCTGCGCGCCGGACGCGGACCTGGTGCTGATGGTCAAGCCGCAGTTCGAGGTGGGCAAGGACCGGCTGGGCAGCGGTGGCGTGGTGCGCAGTCCCGAGCTGCGGGCGGAAGCGGTGCGCGAGGTCGCGGCGCAGGCGGCGAAGCTGGGGCTGGGCGTGGTCGGGGTGACGGCGAGTCCGCTGCCGGGGCCCTCGGGGAACGTCGAGTACTTTCTGTGGCTGCGGGCGGGGGCACCGGCACTCGACCCGGCGGATGTTGACCGTGCAGTGGCGGAGGGGCCGCAGTGA
- a CDS encoding SCP2 sterol-binding domain-containing protein gives MATIDECRDALDRLSDNLAGADGGVRGAAALDRSLSCHITDLDQTFTGRLDEGRIRVETLTPGPPATKAEIRLAMTGDDLVGLVAGDLRFAKAWAAGRVRLEAGFRDLLRLKSLL, from the coding sequence ATGGCTACGATTGATGAGTGCCGAGACGCACTCGACCGACTCTCCGACAACCTCGCCGGGGCCGACGGCGGCGTGCGCGGCGCGGCGGCGCTCGACCGCTCGCTGAGCTGCCACATCACGGACCTCGACCAGACCTTCACGGGCCGCCTCGACGAGGGCCGGATCCGGGTGGAGACGCTCACGCCCGGCCCGCCCGCGACGAAGGCCGAGATCAGGCTCGCGATGACCGGCGACGACCTGGTCGGCCTGGTCGCGGGCGACCTCAGATTCGCCAAGGCCTGGGCCGCGGGCCGAGTCCGCCTGGAAGCAGGCTTCCGCGACCTACTCCGCCTGAAAAGCCTGCTCTAG
- a CDS encoding ABC transporter ATP-binding protein, whose amino-acid sequence MTASTTTAMFRNPRSTQVQRLTAENVTLGYDQRVIAENLSVEIPDHSFTVIVGPNACGKSTLLRALSRMLKPSAGRVLLDGQAIGSMPAKKVAKTLGLLPQSSIAPDGITVADLVSRGRYPHQGLLRQWSPEDERIVMESMASTGVAELADRAVDELSGGQRQRVWIAMALAQQTPLLLLDEPTTYLDIQHQIDVLDLCAELHETQGRTLVAVLHDLNHAARYATHLIAMRGGEVVAEGAPGEIVTAELVERVFGLKCQIIADPETGTPLVIPAARRVAHAV is encoded by the coding sequence ATGACCGCCTCCACCACGACCGCGATGTTCCGGAACCCGAGGAGTACCCAAGTGCAGCGGCTGACCGCGGAGAACGTGACCCTCGGCTACGACCAGCGGGTCATCGCCGAGAACCTGTCGGTGGAGATCCCCGACCACTCCTTCACCGTGATCGTCGGCCCCAACGCCTGCGGCAAGTCGACGCTGCTGCGCGCCCTGTCGCGGATGCTGAAGCCGTCCGCCGGGCGGGTGCTGCTGGACGGGCAGGCCATCGGGTCGATGCCGGCGAAGAAGGTCGCCAAGACCCTCGGCCTGCTCCCGCAGTCCTCGATCGCGCCGGACGGCATCACCGTGGCCGACCTGGTCTCGCGCGGGCGCTACCCCCACCAGGGGCTGCTGCGCCAGTGGTCGCCCGAGGACGAGCGGATCGTCATGGAGTCGATGGCCTCGACCGGGGTCGCGGAGCTCGCCGACCGGGCCGTGGACGAGCTGTCGGGCGGTCAGCGGCAGCGGGTGTGGATCGCGATGGCGCTGGCGCAGCAGACACCGCTGCTCCTGCTCGACGAGCCGACGACGTACCTGGACATCCAGCACCAGATCGACGTGCTCGACCTGTGCGCGGAGCTGCACGAGACCCAGGGGCGGACGCTGGTGGCGGTGCTGCACGATCTGAACCACGCGGCCCGGTACGCGACGCATCTGATCGCGATGCGGGGCGGGGAGGTCGTGGCGGAGGGCGCGCCGGGGGAGATCGTCACCGCCGAGCTGGTGGAGAGGGTGTTCGGGCTGAAGTGCCAGATCATCGCCGACCCGGAGACGGGGACGCCGCTGGTGATTCCGGCGGCTCGGCGGGTCGCTCACGCGGTGTAG
- a CDS encoding FecCD family ABC transporter permease yields the protein MNLPGGVSLRVERRALAAGALLAVAALALAVVLIGTGDFRIAPWDVVQTLLGNGTAANDFIVNDLRLPRVLVALLVGAALGMAGAVFQSVSRNPLGSPDLLGFGYGSAVGALVVIILFKGSATEVAVGALFGGLLAGLAVYLLAYKQGIQGYRLVLVGIGASAILIALIQYLITKAQMVEATRAMVWLTGSLAGRDWAQVWPLLAVCAVLFPLVLGHGRALRMMEMGDDAAYALGVRVERTRLLLMLAAILLTTAASAAAGPISFVALAAPQLARRLTRSPGANLLTAALMGSVLLLVSDWASQRAFGTDQLPVGVVTGLVGGVYLLWLLVTERKAGRI from the coding sequence ATGAACCTTCCCGGCGGGGTCTCGCTGCGGGTCGAGCGGCGCGCCCTGGCCGCCGGGGCGTTGCTGGCCGTCGCCGCGCTCGCGCTGGCCGTCGTGCTCATCGGCACCGGAGACTTCCGGATCGCGCCGTGGGACGTCGTACAGACCCTGCTGGGCAACGGCACTGCGGCCAACGACTTCATCGTCAACGACCTGCGGCTGCCGCGGGTCCTGGTCGCCCTGCTGGTCGGCGCGGCCCTCGGGATGGCGGGGGCCGTCTTCCAGTCGGTCTCCCGCAACCCGCTCGGCTCGCCCGACCTGCTCGGCTTCGGCTACGGCTCGGCGGTGGGCGCGCTCGTCGTGATCATCCTGTTCAAGGGCAGCGCCACCGAGGTGGCCGTCGGCGCCCTGTTCGGCGGCCTGCTCGCCGGCCTGGCCGTGTACCTGCTGGCCTACAAGCAGGGGATCCAGGGGTACCGGCTGGTCCTGGTGGGCATCGGTGCCTCCGCGATCCTGATCGCCCTGATCCAGTACCTGATCACGAAGGCCCAGATGGTCGAGGCCACCCGGGCGATGGTCTGGCTGACCGGTTCGCTGGCGGGCCGGGACTGGGCGCAGGTGTGGCCGCTGCTCGCGGTCTGCGCGGTGCTCTTCCCGCTGGTGCTCGGCCACGGCCGGGCCCTGCGGATGATGGAGATGGGCGACGACGCCGCGTACGCCCTCGGGGTACGGGTGGAACGCACCCGGCTGCTGCTGATGCTCGCGGCCATCCTGCTCACCACGGCGGCGAGCGCCGCGGCCGGGCCGATCTCCTTCGTCGCGCTGGCCGCCCCGCAGCTGGCCCGGCGGCTGACCCGCTCGCCCGGCGCGAACCTGCTGACCGCCGCGCTGATGGGCTCGGTGCTGCTGCTGGTGTCCGACTGGGCCTCGCAGCGGGCCTTCGGCACCGACCAGCTGCCGGTGGGCGTGGTGACCGGGCTGGTCGGCGGCGTCTACCTGCTGTGGCTGCTGGTCACCGAGCGCAAGGCGGGACGCATATGA
- a CDS encoding FecCD family ABC transporter permease, whose protein sequence is MLVESPESPPEQSAAPAAAARPRHGARAAGLLGALAVLALIAVVSIAVGAKQMPLDEVWHGLFHYSGTPSDVVVRDLRVPRTLLGLMVGLGLGLSGAVMQALTRNPLAEPGILGVNAGAAAAVVSAISFLGASSLSEFVWWAFLGAALVSVVVYVLGGSRSATPVRLALAGTAASAALVGYINAVQLMDSKALDKLRFWTVGSLASANMDTVRQVAPFLLVGAVLALSLGRPLNAMAMGDDTARSLGANLTRTRVGAMLAITLLCGAATAACGPIVFIGLMIPHMVRAFTGPDMRWVLAYSAVLSPVLLLGADVVGRVVTRPAELQVGIVTALIGGPVFIYLVRRKRMAQL, encoded by the coding sequence GTGTTGGTCGAGAGTCCCGAGAGTCCCCCCGAACAGAGCGCGGCGCCGGCCGCCGCCGCTCGTCCGCGCCACGGCGCGCGTGCCGCAGGTCTGCTGGGCGCCCTCGCGGTGCTGGCGCTGATCGCGGTGGTGAGCATCGCCGTCGGCGCGAAGCAGATGCCGCTCGACGAGGTCTGGCACGGCCTGTTCCACTACTCGGGGACACCCTCCGACGTGGTGGTGCGCGACCTGCGGGTGCCGCGCACCCTGCTCGGGCTGATGGTGGGGCTCGGGCTCGGCCTGTCGGGCGCCGTCATGCAGGCGCTGACGCGCAACCCGCTGGCGGAGCCCGGCATCCTCGGCGTCAACGCCGGTGCCGCGGCGGCCGTCGTCTCCGCGATCAGCTTCCTGGGCGCCAGCTCCCTGAGCGAGTTCGTGTGGTGGGCCTTCCTCGGCGCGGCCCTCGTCTCCGTCGTCGTCTACGTGCTCGGCGGCAGCCGCAGCGCCACGCCGGTGCGCCTCGCGCTGGCGGGTACGGCGGCCAGTGCGGCCCTGGTCGGCTACATCAACGCCGTGCAGTTGATGGACAGCAAGGCGCTGGACAAGCTGCGCTTTTGGACGGTGGGGTCGCTGGCCTCCGCCAACATGGACACCGTCCGCCAGGTCGCCCCCTTCCTGCTGGTCGGCGCGGTGCTCGCGCTGTCGCTCGGCCGGCCGCTCAACGCGATGGCCATGGGCGACGACACCGCCCGGTCGCTCGGCGCGAACCTGACGCGGACCCGCGTCGGCGCGATGCTCGCCATCACCCTGCTGTGCGGTGCGGCCACCGCCGCCTGCGGGCCCATCGTCTTCATCGGGCTGATGATCCCGCACATGGTGCGGGCGTTCACCGGACCCGACATGCGCTGGGTGCTCGCCTACTCGGCCGTCCTGTCGCCCGTGCTGCTGCTCGGCGCCGACGTGGTCGGGCGGGTCGTGACCCGTCCCGCCGAACTCCAGGTCGGCATCGTCACCGCCCTCATCGGCGGCCCCGTCTTCATCTACCTGGTTCGGCGCAAGAGGATGGCCCAGCTGTGA
- a CDS encoding HAD-IIA family hydrolase encodes MTRQSRTSPAPSERSLHQAYDTALLDLDGVVYAGGEAIAHAVESLAAARADGMHLAYVTNNALRTPDAVARHLGELGVPTEPAEVITSAQAVARLIAEQVAPGSKVLVIGGEGLRVALRERGLVPVESAEEEGLAAVVQGYGGPDLAWGRFAEASYAINRGVPWYASNTDLTIPGARGIAPGNGAAVEVVRIATGAEPQVAGKPLPPMHRETVLRTGAKRPLVVGDRLDTDIEGAFNGEVDSLLVLTGVTDAKQLVRAEPRHRPTYVDRDLRGLLTGQPEVAADGAGFRCGGWTAVALDGELDLRGGDGDPVNGLRALCAAAWTAAGDGVCGLDAEKALVRLGL; translated from the coding sequence ATGACCCGGCAGAGCAGGACCAGCCCCGCGCCGAGCGAGCGGAGCCTCCACCAGGCTTACGACACCGCTCTGCTGGACCTCGACGGAGTGGTCTACGCGGGCGGGGAGGCCATCGCGCACGCGGTCGAGTCGCTCGCGGCGGCCCGGGCCGACGGGATGCACCTCGCGTACGTCACGAACAACGCGCTGCGGACTCCGGACGCCGTCGCGCGGCACCTGGGCGAGCTGGGCGTGCCGACCGAGCCGGCCGAGGTGATCACCTCGGCGCAGGCGGTGGCCCGGTTGATCGCGGAGCAGGTGGCTCCGGGGTCCAAGGTGCTGGTGATCGGCGGGGAGGGGCTGCGGGTCGCGCTGCGCGAGCGCGGGCTGGTGCCGGTGGAGTCGGCCGAGGAGGAGGGGCTCGCGGCGGTCGTGCAGGGGTACGGGGGACCGGACCTGGCGTGGGGGCGGTTCGCGGAGGCCTCGTACGCGATCAACCGGGGGGTGCCCTGGTACGCCTCCAACACGGACCTCACGATTCCGGGGGCGCGGGGGATCGCCCCGGGCAACGGGGCCGCGGTGGAGGTCGTACGGATCGCGACGGGCGCCGAGCCGCAGGTGGCGGGCAAGCCGTTGCCCCCGATGCACCGGGAGACGGTGCTGCGGACCGGGGCGAAGCGGCCGCTGGTGGTCGGGGACCGGCTGGACACCGACATCGAGGGCGCCTTCAACGGCGAGGTGGACTCGCTGCTGGTGCTGACCGGGGTGACGGACGCGAAGCAGCTGGTGCGGGCCGAGCCCCGGCACCGGCCGACGTACGTGGACCGGGATCTGCGGGGGCTGCTCACCGGGCAGCCCGAGGTGGCGGCGGACGGTGCCGGGTTCCGCTGCGGAGGATGGACCGCTGTCGCGCTGGACGGGGAACTGGACCTGCGCGGCGGCGACGGGGATCCGGTCAACGGGCTGCGGGCGCTGTGCGCGGCGGCCTGGACGGCGGCCGGGGACGGGGTCTGCGGGCTGGACGCGGAGAAGGCCCTGGTCCGGCTGGGGCTGTAG
- a CDS encoding DUF1015 family protein, with protein sequence MTTSGTADRGLRLIPFHGLRYVPERVGSLAAVTSPPYDVVVRPDGVDHLESADPHNIVRLILPQAGTPAARNEQAARTLHDWLAQGILTADPEPALYVYEQRRAGLLQRGIIGALALSSADAGIVLPHEDVMPDVVTDRAGLMRATSANLEPLLLTYQGDDPGTGAAAVVERTARSAPLLSTTTEDGFQHRLWAITDPAELATVTADLSHRQALIADGHHRWATYLRLQEEHGSPTPWDFGLVLLVDTVHYPLQVRAIHRMLRRLPVRDALAALHGNFQVRPVEGPLPLALEALSDAAERGNAFLLTGDGGFHLVTDPDLALLDRTVRHDRPEAWRRLDATVLHATLLDTLWGIPDAPDQITYIHDAAATVAMAERHGGTAVLLHPVREEVVRDLARQGVTMPRKSTSFGPKPATGLVLRGLD encoded by the coding sequence ATGACCACATCTGGTACCGCGGACCGAGGGCTGCGCCTGATCCCGTTCCACGGCCTGCGCTATGTCCCGGAGCGTGTCGGCAGCCTCGCCGCCGTCACGTCACCGCCGTACGACGTGGTCGTGCGCCCCGACGGAGTCGACCACCTCGAATCCGCCGACCCGCACAACATCGTCCGGCTGATCCTCCCGCAGGCCGGCACCCCCGCCGCCCGCAACGAGCAGGCCGCACGCACCCTGCACGACTGGCTGGCCCAGGGCATCCTCACCGCCGACCCCGAGCCCGCGCTCTACGTCTACGAACAGCGCCGGGCCGGCCTGCTCCAGCGCGGCATCATCGGCGCCCTCGCCCTGTCCAGCGCCGACGCCGGCATCGTCCTGCCCCACGAGGACGTCATGCCGGACGTGGTCACCGACCGCGCCGGTCTGATGCGGGCCACCTCGGCCAATCTCGAACCGCTCCTCCTCACCTACCAGGGCGACGACCCCGGCACGGGCGCGGCGGCGGTCGTCGAACGGACCGCGCGCAGCGCGCCCCTGCTGTCGACGACCACCGAGGACGGCTTCCAGCACCGCCTGTGGGCCATAACGGACCCGGCCGAGCTGGCCACGGTCACCGCCGACCTCAGCCACCGCCAGGCCCTCATCGCCGACGGCCACCACCGCTGGGCGACGTACCTGCGCCTCCAGGAGGAGCACGGCTCCCCGACCCCCTGGGACTTCGGCCTGGTCCTCCTCGTGGACACCGTCCACTACCCGCTCCAGGTCCGCGCCATCCACCGGATGCTGCGCCGCCTCCCCGTCCGGGACGCCCTGGCCGCCCTGCACGGCAACTTCCAGGTCCGCCCGGTCGAGGGGCCGCTCCCGCTGGCCCTGGAGGCCCTCTCGGACGCCGCGGAACGCGGCAACGCCTTCCTCCTGACCGGCGACGGCGGCTTCCACCTGGTCACCGACCCCGACCTGGCCCTCCTCGACCGCACGGTCCGCCACGACCGCCCCGAGGCCTGGCGCCGGCTGGACGCCACGGTCCTGCACGCGACGCTGCTCGACACCCTGTGGGGGATCCCGGACGCCCCCGACCAGATCACCTACATCCACGACGCGGCGGCCACGGTGGCGATGGCCGAGCGGCACGGGGGCACCGCGGTCCTGCTGCACCCCGTACGGGAGGAAGTCGTACGGGACCTGGCCCGCCAGGGCGTCACCATGCCGCGCAAATCCACCTCCTTCGGCCCGAAGCCGGCCACGGGCCTGGTGCTGCGCGGCCTGGACTGA
- a CDS encoding tetratricopeptide repeat protein, which yields MRQELLSLPKGLAEEVSKNLVMVARLIDEDPEQAYAYSRIALRLASRVAAVREAAGFAAYATQKYNEALAEFRAAKRMTGSVELWPVMADCERGLGRPERALAMAGEPEVQKLDKAGQVEMRLVAAGARRDQGQLEAAIVTLQSPELASHSIQPWTARLRYAYADALLAAGREDEAREWFGKTLEADKDGSTDASDRLAELDGVEFVDASVDLADDRVQDDVDVDEEEDDQDPAEVAAAERATDVAEYYDEDDDEYEPLEESEADFDATDEIVVVEDDEDDERDAGRDKA from the coding sequence GTGCGTCAGGAGCTGCTGAGCCTGCCCAAGGGTCTGGCCGAGGAAGTCTCCAAGAACCTCGTCATGGTCGCGCGGCTGATCGACGAGGACCCGGAGCAGGCGTACGCGTACTCGCGCATCGCCCTGCGACTGGCCTCCCGTGTCGCCGCCGTCCGCGAGGCCGCCGGCTTCGCCGCGTACGCCACGCAGAAGTACAACGAGGCGCTCGCCGAGTTCCGCGCCGCCAAGCGCATGACCGGCTCCGTCGAGCTGTGGCCCGTGATGGCCGACTGCGAGCGCGGCCTCGGCCGTCCGGAGCGGGCGCTGGCCATGGCCGGCGAGCCCGAGGTGCAGAAGCTGGACAAGGCCGGTCAGGTCGAGATGCGGCTGGTGGCCGCCGGTGCCCGCCGTGACCAGGGGCAGCTCGAAGCCGCCATCGTGACCCTGCAGAGCCCGGAGCTGGCCTCCCACTCCATCCAGCCCTGGACCGCGCGCCTGCGGTACGCCTACGCCGACGCCCTGCTGGCGGCCGGTCGTGAGGACGAGGCGCGCGAGTGGTTCGGCAAGACCCTCGAGGCGGACAAGGACGGGTCGACCGACGCCTCCGACCGTCTCGCCGAGCTCGACGGCGTCGAGTTCGTCGACGCCTCGGTGGACCTCGCCGACGACCGCGTCCAGGACGATGTGGACGTGGACGAGGAGGAGGACGACCAGGACCCGGCCGAGGTCGCCGCGGCCGAGCGGGCCACCGACGTCGCCGAGTATTACGACGAGGACGACGACGAGTACGAGCCGCTGGAGGAGTCCGAGGCCGACTTCGACGCCACCGACGAGATCGTCGTCGTCGAGGACGACGAGGACGACGAGCGGGACGCGGGCCGCGACAAGGCCTGA
- a CDS encoding DNA-3-methyladenine glycosylase, giving the protein MSARPDRTPLARSFFDRPVLTVAPDLLGRTLVRRGPDGPIELRITEVEAYEGESDPGSHAYRGRTARNASMFGPPGHAYVYFIYGMWFSLNLVCGPPGHASGVLLRAGEITVGADLASKRRLSARYPKELAKGPARLATALDVDRSLDGADLCDGPDSPLSLLAGTATSPDLVSSGPRTGVGGAGADHPYRFWITHDPTVSPYRAHAPRRRST; this is encoded by the coding sequence ATGAGCGCGCGCCCCGACCGTACGCCCCTTGCCCGGTCCTTCTTCGACCGCCCGGTCCTCACGGTGGCCCCGGACCTCCTGGGCCGGACCCTGGTCCGGCGCGGCCCGGACGGCCCCATCGAGCTGCGCATCACGGAGGTGGAGGCGTACGAGGGCGAGTCCGACCCGGGCTCCCACGCCTACCGAGGCCGCACGGCCCGGAACGCATCGATGTTCGGGCCGCCCGGACACGCGTACGTCTACTTCATCTACGGCATGTGGTTCAGCCTCAACCTGGTGTGCGGCCCGCCCGGCCACGCGAGCGGAGTACTGCTGCGCGCGGGGGAGATCACGGTGGGCGCGGACCTGGCCTCCAAACGTCGACTTTCGGCCAGATACCCGAAGGAACTGGCCAAAGGCCCGGCCCGGCTCGCCACCGCCCTGGACGTGGACCGCTCCCTCGACGGCGCCGACCTCTGCGACGGCCCCGATTCCCCGCTGTCCCTCCTCGCGGGCACCGCCACCTCGCCCGACCTGGTGAGCAGCGGTCCGCGCACGGGAGTGGGCGGCGCCGGCGCGGACCATCCGTACCGCTTCTGGATCACCCACGACCCGACGGTGAGTCCGTACCGAGCCCATGCGCCACGCCGCCGTTCAACTTGA
- a CDS encoding sporulation protein: protein MGFKKLFASLGAGGASVDTIITEPNVAPGGIVQGEVRIQGGSVEQQIEGLSVGLQARVEVEGGDQEYKQDVVFTKQRLGGAFQVQAGAVHVVPFGLEIPWETPITHFGGQHLHGMNIGVSTELEIARAVDAGDLDPINVHPVQAQQAILDAFRQLGFTFRSADMERGHIRGTRQTLPFYQEIEFLPPSQYRGLNQVELTFVTDGREMDVVLEMDKKPGLFSEGSDTYRCFQVGLQSYQETDWAAYLNQWIASVGSQRNWF, encoded by the coding sequence ATGGGGTTCAAGAAGCTGTTCGCGAGTCTGGGTGCCGGTGGTGCCTCGGTGGACACGATCATCACCGAGCCGAACGTCGCACCGGGCGGGATCGTCCAGGGCGAGGTCCGGATCCAGGGCGGATCCGTGGAGCAGCAGATCGAGGGGCTGTCCGTCGGGCTGCAGGCGCGCGTCGAGGTCGAGGGCGGCGACCAGGAGTACAAGCAGGACGTCGTCTTCACCAAGCAGCGGCTCGGCGGTGCGTTCCAGGTGCAGGCCGGCGCGGTGCACGTGGTGCCGTTCGGGCTGGAGATCCCCTGGGAGACGCCGATCACCCACTTCGGTGGTCAGCACCTGCACGGGATGAACATCGGGGTGAGCACCGAGCTGGAGATCGCGCGTGCGGTCGACGCGGGCGACCTCGACCCGATCAACGTGCACCCGGTGCAGGCGCAGCAGGCGATCCTCGACGCCTTCCGTCAGCTGGGCTTCACCTTCCGCAGTGCGGACATGGAGCGCGGGCACATCCGCGGGACGCGGCAGACGCTGCCCTTCTACCAGGAGATCGAGTTCCTGCCGCCGTCGCAGTACCGGGGGCTGAACCAGGTCGAGCTGACCTTCGTCACGGACGGCCGGGAGATGGACGTCGTCCTGGAGATGGACAAGAAGCCGGGCCTGTTCAGCGAGGGCAGTGACACCTACCGCTGCTTCCAGGTGGGGCTGCAGTCGTATCAGGAGACGGACTGGGCGGCTTACCTGAACCAGTGGATCGCGTCGGTCGGTTCGCAGCGCAACTGGTTCTAG
- a CDS encoding YbhB/YbcL family Raf kinase inhibitor-like protein: protein MTEQSRAPLPHDFHPEVHAFTVTSADLAPGADLGGAQVLDGGNVSPQLRWEGFPEGTKSFAVTCFDPDAPTGSGFWHWVLFDLPVSVTELPAGAGGGKFEGLPAGAVHVRNDYGTKDFGGAAPPAGERHRYVFTVYAVDQEKLGPDSDASPAVVGFNLRFHTLGRAQLIGEYEAPAG, encoded by the coding sequence GTGACCGAGCAGAGCAGGGCGCCCCTTCCGCACGACTTCCACCCCGAGGTGCACGCCTTCACGGTGACCAGTGCGGATCTCGCGCCGGGTGCCGATCTGGGCGGCGCCCAGGTGCTCGACGGCGGGAACGTCTCGCCGCAGCTGCGGTGGGAGGGGTTCCCGGAGGGGACGAAGAGCTTCGCGGTGACGTGCTTCGACCCGGACGCGCCCACGGGCAGCGGGTTCTGGCACTGGGTGCTCTTCGATCTGCCGGTCTCGGTCACCGAGCTGCCGGCCGGGGCGGGCGGCGGGAAGTTCGAGGGGCTGCCGGCCGGGGCCGTGCACGTACGGAACGACTACGGGACCAAGGACTTCGGCGGGGCGGCTCCGCCGGCCGGCGAGCGGCACCGGTACGTGTTCACCGTGTACGCGGTGGACCAGGAGAAGCTGGGTCCCGACAGCGACGCCTCTCCGGCCGTGGTCGGGTTCAATCTGCGCTTCCACACCCTCGGGCGCGCCCAGCTGATCGGTGAGTACGAGGCGCCTGCCGGCTGA
- a CDS encoding HNH endonuclease, translating to MRDTLVLNASFEPLSTVTLNRAVVLVLQDKAVVEQSHPELRVRAATMELPMPRVIRLCRYVRVPFRRHAPWSRRGVLVRDQHRCAYCGRRATTVDHVLPRAQGGGDTWLNTVASCAEDNHRKAARTPEEAGMPLLREPFVPSPADAMLLALGVAGREALPEWLERSGSACATSAA from the coding sequence ATGCGGGACACGCTGGTGCTGAATGCGAGCTTCGAGCCGCTGTCGACGGTGACGCTGAACCGGGCTGTGGTTCTGGTGCTCCAGGACAAGGCCGTGGTCGAACAGTCGCATCCTGAGCTGCGCGTGCGCGCCGCCACCATGGAGCTTCCGATGCCCCGTGTGATCAGACTGTGCCGGTACGTGCGGGTGCCCTTCCGAAGACATGCTCCCTGGTCGCGGAGGGGGGTGTTGGTCCGGGACCAGCACCGGTGCGCGTACTGCGGGAGGCGCGCGACGACCGTGGACCACGTGCTGCCGAGGGCGCAGGGCGGTGGGGACACCTGGCTGAACACGGTGGCGTCGTGCGCCGAGGACAACCACCGCAAGGCGGCGCGGACGCCGGAGGAGGCGGGGATGCCGCTGCTGCGCGAGCCCTTCGTGCCGTCCCCGGCGGACGCGATGCTGCTGGCCCTCGGGGTGGCGGGGCGGGAGGCCCTGCCGGAGTGGCTGGAGCGTTCCGGTTCCGCGTGCGCCACGTCTGCCGCGTAG
- a CDS encoding sulfite exporter TauE/SafE family protein encodes MSVWESLAVFAAGIGAGTINTIVGSGTLITFPVLLATGLPPVTANVSNTLGLVPGSISGAIGYRKELQGQRARIIRLGAVSLVGGLAGAVLLLTLPSGSFDTIVPVLIGLALLLVVLQPRLAAALRRRQDAAGADPGHPDGGPVLLSGMLLSSAYGGYFGAAQGVLYVGLMGLLLREDLQRINAVKNVIAAMVNGIAAVVFLFVATFDWTAVLLIAVGSAIGGQIGAKVGRRLSPTVLRGVIVAVGVIAILQLLLR; translated from the coding sequence ATGTCCGTCTGGGAATCACTCGCGGTCTTCGCCGCCGGCATCGGCGCCGGCACCATCAACACCATCGTCGGCTCCGGCACCCTGATCACCTTCCCGGTGCTGCTCGCCACCGGCCTGCCGCCGGTCACCGCCAACGTGTCCAACACCCTCGGCCTGGTGCCCGGTTCCATCAGCGGAGCCATCGGCTACCGCAAGGAGCTCCAGGGCCAGCGCGCCCGCATCATCCGGCTCGGTGCCGTGTCCCTCGTCGGCGGCCTCGCGGGCGCCGTTCTGCTCCTGACCCTGCCGTCCGGCTCCTTCGACACGATCGTGCCCGTCCTCATCGGACTGGCCCTCCTGCTCGTCGTCCTCCAGCCCCGGCTCGCCGCCGCCCTGCGCCGCCGCCAGGACGCGGCGGGAGCAGACCCCGGACACCCCGACGGCGGCCCCGTGCTGCTCTCCGGCATGCTGCTCTCCAGCGCCTACGGAGGCTACTTCGGGGCAGCCCAGGGCGTGCTCTACGTCGGCCTGATGGGCCTGTTGCTCCGCGAGGACCTGCAGAGGATCAACGCGGTGAAGAACGTCATCGCGGCCATGGTGAACGGCATCGCGGCCGTCGTCTTCCTCTTCGTCGCCACCTTCGACTGGACGGCCGTGCTCCTCATCGCCGTCGGCTCCGCCATCGGCGGCCAGATCGGCGCCAAGGTCGGCCGCCGCCTCTCGCCGACCGTACTGCGCGGCGTCATCGTGGCGGTCGGCGTCATCGCCATCCTCCAGCTCCTGCTCCGCTGA